In the Malaya genurostris strain Urasoe2022 chromosome 1, Malgen_1.1, whole genome shotgun sequence genome, one interval contains:
- the LOC131425905 gene encoding malignant T-cell-amplified sequence 1 homolog: MFKKFDEKESISSVQQLKSSVQKGIRNKLLEQFPHIESHIDQVLPKKDQFRIVKCHDHIEILVSSSGDQLFFRHREGCWMPTLRLFHKFPFFLPMQQVDKGAIRFVLSGANIMCPGLTSPGACMTEVDKGTVVAIMAEGKAHALAIGQTTLSTAEIAKINKGVGVENCHYLNDGLWQMKPVK; encoded by the exons ATGTTCAAAAA GTTCGATGAAAAGGAGAGTATCTCCAGCGTGCAGCAACTAAAGTCCTCTGTGCAGAAAGGTATCCGAAATAAGCTGCTGGAACAGTTTCCGCACATAGAGTCCCATATCGATCAGGTATTACCGAAGAAGGATCAGTTTCGCATCGTCAAATG TCACGATCACATCGAAATTCTGGTCAGTAGTTCTGGCGACCAGTTGTTTTTCCGGCACCGGGAGGGCTGTTGGATGCCAACGCTGCGACTATTTCACAAGTTTCCATTTTTCCTACCGATGCAGCAGGTGGACAAGGGTGCCATCCGGTTTGTGCTCAGCGGAGCGAACATTATGTGTCCCGGGTTGACATCACCGGGGGCTTGTATGACCGAGGTCGACAAGGGAACCGTGGTGGCTATTATGGCCGAAGGTAAGGCGCACGCTCTAGCGATCGGTCAGACCACACTGTCCACGGCAGAGAT AGCCAAAATCAACAAGGGAGTGGGAGTGGAGAATTGTCACTACCTCAACGATGGTCTCTGGCAGATGAAGCCGGTCAAGTAA